From Arachis hypogaea cultivar Tifrunner chromosome 3, arahy.Tifrunner.gnm2.J5K5, whole genome shotgun sequence:
AAAATGTGAAATTCACTAATCTATCTCAATTTCTAAGCCAGATAGCTCAAATGTTTACGTGCCTTGCACCATGTACAAGCAAGTCATCTAATCCTATCCCACATGGCTTGCTTGTTGGAATGTCTGTCATAGCTAAATGTGTCAATGCCAATCAATAAGAATTGATCTAAGCCTCTAGGATACACCCAACACTTGCCAAAGATACTAAACAATGCATTCCAAAGAAAGCAAGCCACTGGATAATGTAAAATGAAAAAAAGTGATATTGATTCAGACTTCAACCTGAATACACCACACATCTGGAGGATTATCCATATATGGCCTTTCAAACCTGAGAAAGGTCATTGTTATCCCTGGATGTGAATAATACaccttttttccttcttttctttgtaTCATATAACATTGAAGACCAAAAATTTATTTCAGCAAAATTAAAGAAGTATCTGCAGAAATGCATAcaccagaaaaaagaaaaaagaactcGTGtgcaaatgataaaaaaatatgacaAACTCTAATTTGGCCATAGCGCAACATATAAGATACATTGCCTTTGTTTActgtctttgtttctcctctgtTCCAACTGCGACAAAACACAGGCTGAGATAGAGAGAAGGGATGAATGCGGCTGCAATAGAGGAAGAAGAACCTAATTGGGTTACCCAAGTTGTTTGTCTTTGACCTGACTACTCACCATATTTTGATTATGGCCTCAACACCATGGAATAAAAAGCACTCCACACCAGAAGCTCCATTGCATCCAGCCCCTACTTTCCTCTGCCTCAATCATGTGCTATATACCCCTGCAATTGCTAAGCCTGCATGCTTCTATTGCTAAATTTTGGCTCAATTtgtatgtttttaaattttttggatttttttttgttgatatttAATTTAAGACTTCCATTTATCTGTGATATATAAATGTGTAACAGTTTTATTATATAGAATGCATTCTTGCCTTTCCCTTATATTCGGTCATGTAAAGAAATGTTAATGCTTAATCATATGGTTTAATTTTCACATGCAACATCTGTACTTATGCAAGTAAAATTTATACCATTCACTGGAACTGGAAAGCACAAATACAGTTTCCAGAATATTAAAGTTCCTTTTCTCCCTGTGCATTTCTCTGATTGCAAGGAACATTGTAGTCCTTCTGGCACAGAAAGGGGAAAACTACATATTGAAAGGGCATCAGAAATCGgaggaatgaatgatgaagaAATTAACATAATGAATATCGTGATGAACAAACTACTTGGAAAAGAAAATGTTTCCAAAAAGAAGAATCTTGAAATAGAGGATTCCTTTGAATCACCTGCACATCTTGATGACTCCGAAGTAAGTAGTTCAACAGATGAAGATGATCTCATTATTAACGTGaacacaaagaaaaataaatcgtCCATAATAGGGAGTGAGGAACTTCAAATGATCTTGGAAAATCAGGttaattttcattattattatttttattattattattattattagggctTACTAGGAAATATATCCTCAATTTTTTCCCTCAATTGTttggtaaagtgtgatctctcatgtTACATTAAGTGGGACCAAGAAAAAATATGTGATAGAAGATATTGAATGaagagagatcacactttaccaaacaattaaagaaaaaaaattgataggATCTACTCCCCTTACAAAAGAAACCGGTTAAGTTACCTCTTATTGTATCactccttatttttttttatcaaagaataGATTTATTTATATTGTTTCTAATTGCTGTTTGGATATTCAGGACTCATggtccaataaatcaaaaattggtAAGGAAGAAAATGACAAGAGTGAGTCTGATGTGCATAAAGGGCATAAGAGCAATCCCAACAATAAGAGAAAATCACTTCACAAATCGGAAAGGGAAAGCATTGGACATGTGTCTACTACTGCTAAAGGAAAGAATAATGTGCAGACCCTTCCAGATGAGGTAGAATATGGAGTGCAACCTGTTAAGTCAGAAGATGATTTTGGCAAACCATCTAAAGTTTCATGGTCTCAGAAATCTTCATGGAAAGAACTACTTGGTAATGGAGGTAATACTGTTTTCAATGCTACTCTCATATTTCCTACAGAACAAGAAAGACCTGATAGTCCATCCCAATCCATATCTTTAAACGACATAATTgaaaacatggaagagaatgaaCACCTAGGGAGTGAACCCACCGATATAGAATCGACAAAAGGAGCTCACTGAAGATAATCATACCAACACATCAGCATTAAGAAAGCACGCTGAAGCTCAGCCTGCTGACAACAATGTGGAGTTGAACAAGACCGGTTGAGGTGCATCATGGCGACAGAAGCAATCATGGACACAACTGGTTGCTGGAGACAACAGTTCATTTAGCATTTTACAGATTGTGGTAGGCATTACATTCTCAGAGCCAATGGCCAAGGGGTCTACCGTGGACCCTGCAAATTCCAACAATCCCAAGCATAATAACGTAGGTAAGGATGCCATTAATGAAGTTGTTACTAGTGATGGGCGTATACCGGAAAAGAGTTAACATGATGGTGGTGGTGCCAATGATACTGCATATGAGGAAAAGAGTGAGACAAGAGAAAAGGAAGGATTGTCTGAAGAAATAGTACAAAAAGAAAGATCCACTGCGAGGGTTGAAGTAGGCGAAACTTGCACATTCATGAGAAGTTGTTCTTCTTTAAAAGAGTGGGCGAAGGCTAAGGCTGCTTTAAGTGGATCACTCAAAAGGAAATGTCCCAACTCCTGAGAGCCAGTAAAGAAGCATGAATAACACTGTagtgtatttttaatttgttgtttttcttGGCTTATGCATAGCAAAATGAGGGAAATTAATTTTCAGATACTGCGAAATGATTGATTTATGTTTGATTGGACAATGCTGTAGGGACTTCTTAACAATgtgctatttttaaaattttctgaaGGACAGAAGGCATATTTTACCTTTAAATATGTATCTCATTTATCTTTTGTGGAGTAATATTATATGTACAAGTCTTTTTGGTAATTAAGTTCAACCAACTACAATAAAAACCAATCTCAAAATAAAACGCATGACACGCGCTCTAGTGCTCCATGGGCGCATAATTCAAAGAGATTGCATTACCTGTATAAGTCTTTCTACATTTTCTACAGTACACAAACTTTCTACAGTACACAATTTTTTGTTGGAGAGCATACAAATTTCGGAGCATAGCATACAAAGTTTTGAAGTATAGCAGACAAATTTGCACGTAACACAAACTTATCAATATAGCACATAAATTGTTGGACATaacaaatttttgaattatagcACACAAATTTTCGAAGCGGAACACACAAATTTTTGCTGCACCAAAATTTTAAGTGTGTGTATTCTTTTATTGAGTTCTTTTACAcatttattttctctctctctctttcttcatgGTGTGTAAGCCAATCACCATTCATTGCAAGCCAATGTTACATTACAGGTTCTATTTTCCAACAGACACACACAAAAAGATACTATTGACAAGCTTATCGATATAGTACACAAATTTTTGTACATATTATACAAATTTTTGAACCATAGCACCCAAATTGTCAAAGCAGAGCACACAAATTTTTGTTGCACCAAAGTTTATGTgtatattcttttattaatttctattacacatttattttttttctttctcttttttttcatggtGTATAAACCGATCACCATTCATTGCAAGCTAATGTTATATTACAGGTtctattttccaaaaaaaaaaaacacacacacacacacataaaaaGGTGCTGATGACACTCTTTTTAAGTATGTCATCATAGCTCATGGCTATTAACTTTGATGTGCAGTTCCAACATTTCTTGGTGGTTAGGGTCCACAGAAAGTGTGACACAACAATCTCTAAGTGCACTCAACATATCTATTTTTTGTTCATGGAATGT
This genomic window contains:
- the LOC112777974 gene encoding protein REPRESSOR OF SILENCING 3-like, with the translated sequence MQVKFIPFTGTGKHKYSFQNIKVPFLPVHFSDCKEHCSPSGTERGKLHIERASEIGGMNDEEINIMNIVMNKLLGKENVSKKKNLEIEDSFESPAHLDDSEVSSSTDEDDLIINVNTKKNKSSIIGSEELQMILENQDSWSNKSKIGKEENDKSESDVHKGHKSNPNNKRKSLHKSERESIGHVSTTAKGKNNVQTLPDEVEYGVQPVKSEDDFGKPSKVSWSQKSSWKELLGNGGNTVFNATLIFPTEQERPDSPSQSISLNDIIENMEENEHLGSEPTDIESTKGAH